The Legionella spiritensis DNA segment GTAACGCGTTCCGCCGGGCAGACCGCGCCCAAACCATCTCCGCAAATGCTGGAAGAAATTCTCGTGGAGTTGGCAATCCCGGTTGAGGATGCCCTGATGGTCGGCGATTCCGTGACGGATATTGAAATGGCGAACAGCATTGGTATGGATGCCGTAGGCGTAGATTTTTACCGCCAGCAACGTCATGCGTTAAAAAACGCCGGGGCGCTGGACGTGTTTGACGATTATGAGGCGTTTGCCAAATTTATGTGCCTGCCTGAAGGCAAAGAGGATTAATTCGTTATGACCACCTTAACCAGCTTGCCTAATGTATTGACTTTCACCCGAATTCTGTTGATACCCATATTCATCATTGTTTTTTACCTTCCTTTTCCGGTGGCGCGCGGTGTAGCGGCCGTTATTTTCGCTCTGGCGAGTTTTACCGACTGGCTGGATGGTTATCTGGCGCGCAAACTGAAACAAATGTCGCCTTTTGGTGCTTTCCTCGATCCGGTTGCCGACAAATTGCTGGTGGCTTGCACGCTCTTGTTACTGGTAGGGGCCAAGGATATCAATTACATTACCTTGCCCGCTATCGTTATCGTGGGACGGGAAATTGTTATTTCAGCATTACGGGAATGGATGGCGGAAGTGGGTCGCCGTGCCAGTGTGACGGTCAGTTATATAGGAAAAGTGAAAACGTCTGTGCAAATGGTGGCTCTCGTCTTGTTGATTGCGTTTGATCCCGCCGTATCCCTTTGGGGATTAAGCGGATTTATTTTGCTTTATGTGTCGGCAATTTTAACGATTTGGTCAATGGTGATTTACCTTATGATTGCCTGGCCGGAATTGACGAAAAAAGTTCATTGATGTAGTTGACAGTGGGGGAATTTTCGGTAGAATTGCCCCCGTAGTGACGCGGGAATAGCTCAGTTGGTAGAGCACAACCTTGCCAAGGTTGGGGTCGCGAGTTCGAGTCTCGTTTCCCGCTCCAGTTTAAAGCGACCCATGTCGCTTTTTTTTTACCACGATATGATTGGCTGTGTGGCAGAGTGGTTATGCAGCGGCCTGCAAAGCCGTGTACGCCGGTTCGATTCCGGCCTCAGCCTCCAAACATGCCCAGGTGGCGAAACAGGTAGACGCAAGGGACTTAAAATCCCTCGGACCAAAAGTCCGTGCCGGTTCGACTCCGGCCCTGGGCACCATAGCACCATTGCTTGTTCTCAGACTTATTTATTGTTTTGTTTACTGAGCGAAAATAAAGCGGCTATCATTTTACAACACATAATAATAGCTCCCTGTGGCCTGTCATGAAGGCGAAGCCGTAGTGCGGGATTACGTGGGTTTTCACCAAATCCGGGGGGCGATTTACTTATTCTTCTTTGGCGTCACGGCTCATTAGATTGGAGGCGGCTTGTTCGGGCGTTATGTGATTTTGAATAAGAGCGCTGATTTGGAAACATATGGGCATTTCAACCCGATGTTCTTTCGCCAGTTTACAAACCTGAGCGGCATTTTGTTTGCCTTCCACGACCTGGCCGATGTTTTTTTCCGCCGTGTTCAGATCAATGCCTTGCCCCAATTGCAGGCCAAAACGACGGTTGCGTGATTGATCGTCGGTGCATGTTAAAACCAGATCGCCGACACCTGCAAGCCCCATAAATGTGTCTTCACGGGCACCCAATGCCAGACCAAGGCGGCGCATTTCCGCAAGGCCTCTGGTTATCAGAGCCGCTTTGGAATTGGCGCCATATCCCAGTCCGTCGCTAATTCCGCAGGCGATGGCCAGAACGTTTTTTACCGTACCACAGATTTGTACACCGATGAGATCCTGACTCAGATAGACACGCAGATTTTGCTGATGCAACAGCTTTTGCATGGTTTTCTGATACCTGTTGTTGTTTCCGGCGAGAGTTATGGCGGTAGGCAAGCCCAAGGCGACTTCCCGGGCAAAGGAAGGGCCTGAAATAACAGCGAAGGGGAAGGTGTCTCCCCATCGTTGTTGCACCAGTTCGCTGAGCAATTCGTTGCTGACCGGATCGAGACCTTTGGTGAGCCAGGACAGGCCATGTTCAGGCTTGCGCATTTTAGTCAGCAAGTCGGCAAAGGCATGCGAGGGAACGGCTACAATTGTGGCCGCGGCATTTTCCTGGCAGGTTGCCAGATCAGCAACAGGTTCCAGAGTGTCAGGGAAGGTGATCCCTGGAAGGTATCGCGTGTTACAACGATGCGCCCTCATCTCGGCGACATGCTCGCGATTTCTGGCCCAAAGCAAAACACGATTGCCCTGGTTTGCAAGGTGAATGGCAACGGCAGTGCCCCACGAACCTGCTCCCAGAATAGCAATCGTTTTTTCAGCCATGATTAATGATTTGTCTCGGACTCGGCATTCGCGGCGGCTTTTTGTTTTTCCTCCATTTGCTGCATATAAAGCGCATCAAAATTAATCGGAGCGAGTACCAGTTGCGGGAAGCTGCCACGAATCGCCTGGGTGGTTACTATTTCACGCGCATAGGGAAACAGGATGCTTGGGCAGAAACTTCCCAGTAAGTGATCAAGCTGCTCTTTGGGGGCGCCCTGAATGGTAAAAATGCCAGCTTGCTTGACTTCGACAAGAAAGGCAACCGCATTCTGATTTTTAACCGTTGCGGTTACGGTTAAAACGACTTCGTAAATATCTTTTTCCAACTGGTTACTGGACGTGTTCAAATCCAGAGACAGTTCAGGTTCCCATTTTTGCTGGAATACGGCCGGTGTGTCCGGGGTTTCAAAAGAGGAATCTTTCATGTAAATGCGCTGAATCATGAATTGCGCTTCGGTGTTTGGTTGTTGTGCTTGTTCTGTCATAATGTTTCCTAAGCTTGTAAAAGTTTATCCAGTTGCCCTTGTTGCTCAAGGGCATACAAATCATCACAGCCCCCAATATGCTGGTCATTGATAAATATCTGGGGAACGGTACGTCGACCACTTCGCGCGATCATTTCCTCGCGTCGGGCAGGAAAGTCATCCACACGAATTTCTTCATATTGCACGCCCTTGCTGTCCAGCAGATGTTTCGCACTGATACAGAAAGGACAATAGCTCGTACTATAAATAATAACATTGGCCATGAGCAATT contains these protein-coding regions:
- the pgsA gene encoding CDP-diacylglycerol--glycerol-3-phosphate 3-phosphatidyltransferase, which codes for MTTLTSLPNVLTFTRILLIPIFIIVFYLPFPVARGVAAVIFALASFTDWLDGYLARKLKQMSPFGAFLDPVADKLLVACTLLLLVGAKDINYITLPAIVIVGREIVISALREWMAEVGRRASVTVSYIGKVKTSVQMVALVLLIAFDPAVSLWGLSGFILLYVSAILTIWSMVIYLMIAWPELTKKVH
- a CDS encoding NAD(P)H-dependent glycerol-3-phosphate dehydrogenase, with amino-acid sequence MAEKTIAILGAGSWGTAVAIHLANQGNRVLLWARNREHVAEMRAHRCNTRYLPGITFPDTLEPVADLATCQENAAATIVAVPSHAFADLLTKMRKPEHGLSWLTKGLDPVSNELLSELVQQRWGDTFPFAVISGPSFAREVALGLPTAITLAGNNNRYQKTMQKLLHQQNLRVYLSQDLIGVQICGTVKNVLAIACGISDGLGYGANSKAALITRGLAEMRRLGLALGAREDTFMGLAGVGDLVLTCTDDQSRNRRFGLQLGQGIDLNTAEKNIGQVVEGKQNAAQVCKLAKEHRVEMPICFQISALIQNHITPEQAASNLMSRDAKEE
- the secB gene encoding protein-export chaperone SecB, which gives rise to MTEQAQQPNTEAQFMIQRIYMKDSSFETPDTPAVFQQKWEPELSLDLNTSSNQLEKDIYEVVLTVTATVKNQNAVAFLVEVKQAGIFTIQGAPKEQLDHLLGSFCPSILFPYAREIVTTQAIRGSFPQLVLAPINFDALYMQQMEEKQKAAANAESETNH
- the grxC gene encoding glutaredoxin 3; translation: MANVIIYSTSYCPFCISAKHLLDSKGVQYEEIRVDDFPARREEMIARSGRRTVPQIFINDQHIGGCDDLYALEQQGQLDKLLQA